The Haematobia irritans isolate KBUSLIRL chromosome 1, ASM5000362v1, whole genome shotgun sequence DNA segment gcaataattttttatgattggatcttgttttaattaaaaatactaattgaatcaattaaatttttaattgaatatttttttttttaaattcaattaaaaatttatttggaaaatttgtttaaaatttaaattggggatttttagggATGGAAGCGTTCCATGTTGCccgaaaatactggcaacactggataAAGGTAAATACcaccatatttttatttctttttcctaCATTTAATATTGTGTGAAAACCTCCCTTAAATattaattacacagaaaaaatatttaatggttttaatcacgaaatgaattaattttttaattgctattGCTCTTGAAccccagaaattatagtatcaattaaaaagttaattaatacaattaataaattatctaatgcaataaagttttttgattggttcttgttttaattaaacaattatttgaatcaattacatttttaatcgaatattttttttttaaattcaattaaaaatttatttggaaaaatttttgaatattttttctgcgTATATTTGGTTTTGTGTGATATCGTGAATTGCACATAATTGGACATTGCTATATCTTCGATCTCGATCATTAAAGCATTCATGACCAAATCTACTATTAAcgtattttattaataaaattgttttcaactTACTTAACATCAACTCTTGCCAAATGCATAACTCTTGAACGACCACTTCCACAGGGTTCAATTAAATAACGTGAGGCCAATACAACACCACGTATGGCATTAAACATAGGTTTTGCCTTTGCATGATCAATCGATGTTTCAACAATCACACAAGCTCCACGGGGTAAATCGGTACGCCAAGATCTATATGGgtgtaaaaatacaaaaaaagtaaaaaccattaaaaaataatctctTTGGGGAAAACCACCATCCTTAAATACCTTAAAACACAAAAATCGGTACATTGTTGACCATCAATGGCATATTGGAATATTTCCGTGCATTCATCGAATTTCTTGATCGTTTGACTCTGTAATAAATTAGGATCCCAAGAGGCACGTTGTCTTATGATATAATCCAAAACATCTTTAGGTGGTCCTTCGATTTCGGTAATACAACGCCACAAACGTAAGGGATGTCCATCACCAACTTTCTTGTAGGCAATTTCAACATTGGGATCCGTAAGAGATGTTGTGGTTATCCAGCCACGAGATCTATGAGAGTAGGAATTTTATGATAtccttaattttcaaaaaaaaaaaaaatgtccaaaggCTACTTACTTTTCTCTTCCCTCCTTAATGGTGGCACTTGTACTTTCATACAAATAACCTCGCCAATTGTGAAATTGCATACCTTCGCCCAAAGCTTCCAAGGGCAATGGTTTCGATTCTTCCATATAACTAAATTTACATTTACTTAATTTCTCTTTGGGAGCTGTATAGATTTGCTTGTAGTGTTGTATCATAAAGGCCAGGCATTCATGGGATGCTTTGGCCTCAAACAATTCCTTGGCATCGGGTACACCAGAGCCTTTGCCTTTGCGACGCGGTGAAGCCGTCACTGAATTGCTTCCCGTTGATATACTGCTATGGAATAGTGAGGGCGCTAGACAAACGGCCAAATTATTGGCCGTCATTTGATTATACTGAGAATTGGCAGCTACGAGTGTTAAGAACTCCAAGAGAGCATAGAGAATTTCACGATTCTCATCGGGTAATAAAAGGACGGCAGATTGAATGGCATCCAGACGAACATCCGGTGGCAGATCTAAGGGAGGTAATAAGAAATTAGGAAAAGAACTTTGAAATAATTCTCGTTCTTCAAACTTACGTTGAAATATTGCAGCAAATGTCTCTGACATTTTTGTGGTCAACAAAGATTCCGGTAGATCTCTGAAATACTGTTTCAGCATATCGGCCACATCATAAGCCTGTTGAGTATCAAAAACATCCATACATTCAGCACTGGTCTCCGAGTATTCAATCAGTTCCTTCAACTTCAATATTCTCGATTTAACACCACTCTTACGGAATAGACCTATCTGATCCAAGGCATTCAGTTGTAACCACCTGAAAGCCGCCCGTACCGCTATGGGTAGTGTTTGACCACTACGTTGTAATATCAACAACAATGGAACTCCAAATACCCTCTTATCTTTGTAATCGGGCATTTTGATTTTCTTTATGAATTTGGGTAACTcccaattccatccagatcggtGGGTGGGACAATAACGTTCCATATAACCTGTCAGGGTAACCAGGGCCAGTTTGCGTATCATTTGCAGTTGACCCGCAGACATGGCAGCAAAGAGAATACCATGTTCATTGGAATGAGGATCATTTTTCTGAGCAAAACATTTACGGAATATCATATTCGTTGGCCTTTCTTCCATTTGGAAGCTATGCCATCTTACAACGGGTGCACTCTTCTTAATAGTTTCCGTTTCTTCGGGCTTTACTTCCTTGCGGGTCGTTGATCGTGAAC contains these protein-coding regions:
- the cv-c gene encoding rhoGTPase activating protein isoform X3 — translated: MMLKTKDHQFPIDLSNVAKDHTNLEDDQLQSLFRRLCILNRCANMRVDQSHKAQTPQKEDSDDENFALSENWTFQPHIRRWSRIGEMGLEIPPAAKLTACEKTESSSKESSPDRFEDDAYDVLGAPLSLTLPGSHTDDSADPALNDSTDLNASPLRRTGSERLKDGAKAILRRVESIKSRRRKRQGIVLSGPQALDLSQLGQRSSLRKPDAVYSTPPSPSAVSPMHSFNKGPLFGNELKVPSQSDNFLSPNRSSPKRTPTTPRSMRTSPLHFFTNTMPYVREGKSDDSSSYYSDSQESSSAVNKLSIRKTPSKARRFLQRTGKVDDIGAHSDSECHQGRKLLIKDANSNTTEVKTKKLSRGGSLNLGRDGKKRDGFRSASFRSRSTTRKEVKPEETETIKKSAPVVRWHSFQMEERPTNMIFRKCFAQKNDPHSNEHGILFAAMSAGQLQMIRKLALVTLTGYMERYCPTHRSGWNWELPKFIKKIKMPDYKDKRVFGVPLLLILQRSGQTLPIAVRAAFRWLQLNALDQIGLFRKSGVKSRILKLKELIEYSETSAECMDVFDTQQAYDVADMLKQYFRDLPESLLTTKMSETFAAIFQHLPPDVRLDAIQSAVLLLPDENREILYALLEFLTLVAANSQYNQMTANNLAVCLAPSLFHSSISTGSNSVTASPRRKGKGSGVPDAKELFEAKASHECLAFMIQHYKQIYTAPKEKLSKCKFSYMEESKPLPLEALGEGMQFHNWRGYLYESTSATIKEGREKSRGWITTTSLTDPNVEIAYKKVGDGHPLRLWRCITEIEGPPKDVLDYIIRQRASWDPNLLQSQTIKKFDECTEIFQYAIDGQQCTDFCVLRSWRTDLPRGACVIVETSIDHAKAKPMFNAIRGVVLASRYLIEPCGSGRSRVMHLARVDVKGKTPEWYNKSYGHISSHFLTRIRLAFKNVADGPESKV
- the cv-c gene encoding rhoGTPase activating protein isoform X2, with the protein product MQRRMSITIREYKFFRSFSQKFENWPKRKAEAIWRKMRERKIAEIEAVEACKWLRAAGFPQYAQMYEDHQFPIDLSNVAKDHTNLEDDQLQSLFRRLCILNRCANMRVDQSHKAQTPQKEDSDDENFALSENWTFQPHIRRWSRIGEMGLEIPPAAKLTACEKTESSSKESSPDRFEDDAYDVLGAPLSLTLPGSHTDDSADPALNDSTDLNASPLRRTGSERLKDGAKAILRRVESIKSRRRKRQGIVLSGPQALDLSQLGQRSSLRKPDAVYSTPPSPSAVSPMHSFNKGPLFGNELKVPSQSDNFLSPNRSSPKRTPTTPRSMRTSPLHFFTNTMPYVREGKSDDSSSYYSDSQESSSAVNKLSIRKTPSKARRFLQRTGKVDDIGAHSDSECHQGRKLLIKDANSNTTEVKTKKLSRGGSLNLGRDGKKRDGFRSASFRSRSTTRKEVKPEETETIKKSAPVVRWHSFQMEERPTNMIFRKCFAQKNDPHSNEHGILFAAMSAGQLQMIRKLALVTLTGYMERYCPTHRSGWNWELPKFIKKIKMPDYKDKRVFGVPLLLILQRSGQTLPIAVRAAFRWLQLNALDQIGLFRKSGVKSRILKLKELIEYSETSAECMDVFDTQQAYDVADMLKQYFRDLPESLLTTKMSETFAAIFQHLPPDVRLDAIQSAVLLLPDENREILYALLEFLTLVAANSQYNQMTANNLAVCLAPSLFHSSISTGSNSVTASPRRKGKGSGVPDAKELFEAKASHECLAFMIQHYKQIYTAPKEKLSKCKFSYMEESKPLPLEALGEGMQFHNWRGYLYESTSATIKEGREKSRGWITTTSLTDPNVEIAYKKVGDGHPLRLWRCITEIEGPPKDVLDYIIRQRASWDPNLLQSQTIKKFDECTEIFQYAIDGQQCTDFCVLRSWRTDLPRGACVIVETSIDHAKAKPMFNAIRGVVLASRYLIEPCGSGRSRVMHLARVDVKGKTPEWYNKSYGHISSHFLTRIRLAFKNVADGPESKV